A genomic window from Cyprinus carpio isolate SPL01 chromosome B9, ASM1834038v1, whole genome shotgun sequence includes:
- the LOC109069678 gene encoding Bardet-Biedl syndrome 5 protein homolog yields the protein MASVLDALWEDRDVRFDITPQQMKTRPGEALIDCLDSIEDTKGNNGDRGRLLVTNLRVIWHSLALPRVNLSVGYNCIINITTRTANSKLRGQTEALYILTKSNNTRFEFIFTNVVPGSPRLFTSVIAVHRAYETSKMYRDLKLRGALIQNKQLRLLPQEQVYDKINGVWNLSSDQGNLGTFFITNVRIVWHANMNEIFNVSIPYLQIRSIRIRDSKFGLALVIESSQQTGGYVLGFKIDPTDKLQDAVKEINSLHKVYSANPIFGVEYEMEEKPQPLEELTVEQPPDDVEIEPDEHTDAFTAYFADGNKQHDREPVFSEELGLAIEKLKDGFTLQGLWEVMG from the exons ATGGCGTCGGTGTTAGACGCGCTCTGGGAGGACAGAGACGTGAGATTTGACATCACTCCGCA GCAGATGAAAACCAGACCAGGCGAAGCGCTTATCGACTGCCTGGATTCAATCGAGGACACCAAGGGAAATAATGGTGACAGAG GAAGACTCCTGGTGACCAATTTGAGGGTAATCTGGCATTCACTGGCACTACCAAGAGTCAACTTGT CTGTGGGATACAACTGCATTATTAATATCACCACGAGGACAGCAAATTCA AAACTGAGAGGTCAGACTGAAGCGCTTTACATATTAACCAAATCCAATAACACTAGATTTGAGTTCATATTCACCAATGTGGTCCCAGGAAGTCCAAGACTGTTTACATCTGTCATTGCTGTTCACAG AGCTTATGAAACTTCCAAAATGTATCGCGATCTGAAGCTAAGAGGAGCTCTTATTCAGAATAAACAGCTGAGGCTTCTGCCACAGGAGCAGGTTTATGACAAAATTAACGGCGTCTGGAACCTGTCTAGTGATCAG GGTAATCTTGGAACGTTTTTCATTACTAACGTGAGGATAGTGTGGCATGCCAACATGAACGAGATCTTCAACGTCAGCATTCCCTATCTACAAATT cgctCAATAAGGATTAGAGACTCTAAATTTGGACTTGCTCTTGTGATTGAGAGCTCTCAACAG aCAGGAGGATATGTGCTGGGATTCAAGATCGACCCAACGGACAAGTTACAAGACGCAGTGAAGGAAATCAACTCCTTACACAAAGTGTACTCGGCAAACCCCATTTTTGGTGTGGAATATGAGATGGAAGAAAAG CCTCAGCCTCTGGAGGAGCTGACAGTAGAGCAGCCGCCTGATGACGTGGAGATTGAGCCAGATGAGCACACAGATGCTTTTACC GCTTATTTTGCAGATGGAAATAAG CAACATGATCGTGAGCCGGTGTTCTCTGAAGAGCTGGGTCTGGCTATAGAGAAATTAAAAGATGGATTCACACTACAGGGACTCTGGGAAGTCATGGGTTAA